Proteins from a genomic interval of Labrus mixtus chromosome 24, fLabMix1.1, whole genome shotgun sequence:
- the raph1b gene encoding ras-associated and pleckstrin homology domains-containing protein 1b isoform X3, with the protein MEQVSDDELDHGAEEDSDKEDQDLDKMFGAWLGELDKLTQSLDDGRPQKALQKPPLRQETNMANFSYRFSMYNINEALNQGDTVDLDALMADLCSIEQELSTISKPNTRGQTKSQRGPGGRSASTKHTGTSGGGSSGGSASSSTRASPANTVRGGSVNARPAASNISLDDITSQLEKASLSMDEAARQTSSSSSSSSSSFSSTTLRRPSSGSSGGGQHRRTGSVGAASEQEAPSQRSSVNSACASASSMDSLDIDKVMPSGEGEGQGSPSTQGQNQTSTEEEQAAKLKAEKIRVALEKIKEAQVKKLVIRVHMSDESSKTMMVDERQTVRQVLDSLLDKSHCGYSPDWSLVETINELQMERIFEDHENLVENLLNWTRDSHNKLMFIERIEKYALFKNPQNYLLGRKETSEMADRNKEALLEECFCGGTVSVPEIEGILWLKEDGKKSWKKRYFLLRASGIYYVPKGKAKASRDLVCFLQLDHVNVYYGQDYRSKYKAPTDYCLALKHPQIQKKSQYIKYLCCDDVRTLHQWVNGIRIAKYGKQLYMNYQEAMKRTEAAYDWSSLSTASIRSGSSSASIPESQSNHSGHSDSGVDTGSSHGRSQSVVSSIFSEAWKRGTQIEENTKHMRMEASRSGTLPHVSHSHRHHSQHSADHPALTPPPQPQPPPQPLQQHPPPPQYPSMHPQTPPPQPQSPQQSPQQTPQPPPPQVIQRPPQSPQQQRKTLPSYSHVPPQQQQQQQQQQQEVAPPPPPPPPPPPPPPPPVQMVSHHSPAPTMYKFSTINRLQNQNASNTANHRLPGHIHALGHQVLPSLPKPPPAQAPVKPNVNHIAARTNVPPPPPPPPPPSMPTPGSAMAVLRLGPPSPAAPPSFIPPPPVPPPDPQMNGVAFPPPPPPPPEVMAPMSHPVYPNGLKQVLKERFPSPPRDLLSPNGGIEDSPPPAPAPTPPPPPPPPPPPPPPPPQQFPVPAQFPPPPPAPPKTFNPGFIPHAAPKPVSPVSPFPPAPPPAALGGPCPPPPPPPPPPAPFKKQFSLQAGHTSSQPPPTLPKQHSLSKPSSISAGGPPAMSLVKQLASQFPGASSQAANHTESPKAPLSPPAVKTKPRWQPGGGQQLQSPEFPPPPPDNNGGFPAPPPPPPPPPPPPPPPPQVTGPSPPPPPKVTGPTPPPPPLPPGNLGSPLRRSPSGSSSLGGKKPPPAPQRNSSIKLNGSASYEESRRNLLSKFAPQGNAPSSSPCPPSYSSGSPSKDPSNGPPAPPKPGKLNLSNLPPALQAKVSQVKQISGDFPSPPPECAYFPPPPPASELFPPPPPPGSDAHSGGPPRVAVVNPQPQAPPPPPPVSLVSNSTWGKSSLKKTPPPTLVRRGNNTPDPPPLSPPPTSPKGGSGQPNFLDDLHRTLKRKSVGRQGSLTSAGLTGKLEPAGTMDDMALPPPPPELLLDQGKQSNGGNDGGYKSGNISGYATLRRGPPPAPPKRGDGTKLTGEC; encoded by the exons ATGGAGCAGGTATCAGACGACGAGCTGGACCATGGGGCCGAGGAGGACAGCGATAAGGAGGACCAGGACCTGGACAAGATGTTTGGCGCCTGGCTGGGAGAGCTGGACAAACTCACACag agtcTAGATGACGGCAGGCCGCAGAAAGCTCTGCAGAAGCCTCCTCTCAGGCAGGAGACAAACATGGCCAACTTCTCGTACCGCTTCTCCATGTATAACATAAACG AGGCGTTGAACCAGGGCGACACGGTGGACCTTGACGCCCTGATGGCCGACCTGTGCTCCATCGAACAGGAGCTCAGCACCATCTCCAAACCAAACACTCGTGGTCAGACAAAAAGCCAGCGAGGCCCCGGGGGCCGCAGTGCCAGCACCAAACACACAGGCACCAGTGGAGGGGGAAGCAGCGGAG GCAGTGCAAGCAGCAGCACCAGAGCTTCACCGGCCAACACAGTCAGAGGTGGCAGCGTCAACGCTCGCCCCGCTGCCTCCAACATCTCCCTGGATGACATCACCTCTCAGCTGGAGAAGGCCTCCCTCAGCATGGACGAAGCTGCACGTCaaacctcctcttcctcctcctcctcctcgtcttctttcTCCTCGACCACGCTGCGGCGCCCCTCGTCGGGCTCGTCTGGAGGGGGTCAGCATCGGAGGACGGGCTCGGTGGGCGCCGCCAGCGAGCAGGAGGCTCCGTCCCAGAGGAGCAGCGTGAACTCGGCCTGTGCCTCAGCGTCCAGCATGGACTCCCTGGACATCGATAAAGTGATGCCAagtggagagggggaggggcaagGCAGCCCGAGCACGCAGGGCCAGAACCAGACGAGCACGGAG GAGGAGCAAGCTGCCAAATTGAAAGCGGAGAAGATCCGAGTCGCCTTGGAAAAAATCAAGGAGGCCCAGGTCAAAAAG CTGGTGATCAGGGTCCACATGTCAGACGAGAGCTCCAAGACGATGATGGTGGACGAGCGGcagacagtcagacaggtgCTGGACAGCCTGCTGGATAAGTCCCACTGTGGATACAGCCCTGACTGGTCTCTGGTGGAAACCATCAACGAGCTGCAGATGG AGCGTATTTTCGAGGATCATGAGAATTTGGTGGAGAATCTCTTAAACTGGACCCGGGACAGCCACAACAAGCTGATGTTCATCGAACGCATCGAGAAATATGCCCTCTTCAAGAACCCTCAG AACTATTTGTTGGGCCGGAAGGAGACGTCTGAAATGGCTGACAGGAACAAAGAAGCATTGTTAGAG gAGTGTTTCTGCGGCGGCACGGTCTCGGTGCCGGAGATCGAAGGCATCCTCTGGCTAAAGGAAGATGGCAAGAAGTCGTGGAAGAAGCGCTACTTCCTCCTCAGAGCATCGGGGATCTACTACGTCCCCAAAGGCAAAGCCAAG GCTTCCAGAGATCTCGTGTGCTTCCTGCAGCTGGACCATGTTAACGTGTATTATGGTCAAGACTACCGCAGCAAATACAAAGCTCCGACCGACTACTGCCTGGCTCTCAAG CATCCACAGATCCAGAAGAAGTCTCAGTACATCAAGTATCTgtgctgtgatgatgtcaggaCGCTGCACCAATGGGTGAATGGAATCCGCATCGCCAAG taCGGGAAGCAGCTATACATGAACTACCAGGAGGCCATGAAGAGGACAGAGGCCGCCTACGATTGGTCCTCTCTGTCGACCGCCAGCATCCGATCAGGCTCCAGCTCTGCTAGCATACCTG AGTCCCAGTCTAATCATTCGGGACACTCAGACAGCGGGGTCGACACTGGATCTTCTCATGGTCGCTCGCAGAGTGTGGTCAGCTCCATCTTCTCTGAGGCCTGGAAGAGAGGGACCCAGATCGAGGAAAACACCAAG cACATGAGGATGGAGGCGTCCAGATCGGGCACCCTGCCTCACGTCTCCCACAGTCACCGCCATCACAGCCAGCATTCAGCCGATCATCCCGCCCTGACGCCCCCTCCCCAACCTCAGCCTCCGCCTCAACCCCTCCAACAGCACCCGCCACCGCCTCAGTACCCATCAATGCACCCGCAGACCCCACCTCCCCAGCCTCAGTCTCCTCAGCAGTCTCCTCAACAGACTCCACAGCCGCCTCCACCGCAGGTGATTCAGCGTCCCCCGCAGTCTCCACAACAACAGCGGAAAACACTTCCCAGCTACAGCCACGTCCCcccccagcagcagcaacagcaacagcaacagcaacaagaAGTGGCTCCTCCTCCGCCCCCGCCGCcgccacctccccctcctcccccacccccgGTTCAAATGGTCTCTCACCACTCACCGGCTCCAACCATGTACAAGTTCAGCACCATCAACCGGCTGCAGAACCAAAATGCTTCCAACACAGCCAACCACAGGCTACCAGGTCACATCCACGCCTTAGGTCATCAAGTTCTCCCGTCATTACCAAAACCGCCCCCAGCACAAGCGCCCGTCAAACCAAATGTCAATCACATTGCGGCAAGGACTAAtgtcccgcctcctcctccaccgcctCCTCCACCGTCCATGCCAACTCCAGGGTCGGCCATGGCTGTTTTGAGGCTGGGTCCTCCAAGCCCTGCTGCCCCACCTTCCTTCATTCCTCCACCACCAGTCCCTCCACCTGATCCCCAAATGAATGGAGTTGcatttcctccccctcctcctccacctcctgagGTAATGGCTCCCATGAGCCACCCTGTTTACCCCAATGGGCTGAAGCAGGTCTTGAAGGAGCGGTTTCCCAGCCCGCCACGGGACCTCCTCTCTCCAAACGGAGGCATTGAAGATTCCCCGCCCCCTGCCCCTGCTCCGACACCcccacctcctccgcctccgcCTCCGccaccgcctcctcctcctccccagcagTTCCCAGTGCCGGCCCAgttcccgcctcctcctccagcgCCACCAAAAACCTTCAACCCTGGCTTCATCCCGCATGCTGCCCCCAAACCGGTCTCACCCGTCTCCCCTTTCCCTCCTGCTCCACCTCCTGCGGCCCTGGGTGGCCCATGCCCACCCCcgcctccaccacctcctccacctgctccctTCAAGAAGCAGTTCAGCCTCCAGGCAGGGCACACCTCTAGCCAGCCGCCTCCTACTTTGCCGAAGCAGCACAGCCTGTCGAAGCCGTCATCCATTTCAGCAGGAGGGCCTCCTGCGATGTCTTTGGTGAAACAACTCGCAAGTCAGTTTCCAGGAGCGTCATCCCAAGCAGCCAATCACACGGAGAGCCCCAAagcccccctctccccccctgcTGTCAAGACCAAACCAAGATGGCAGCCAGGTGGAGGCCAGCAGCTACAGTCTCCTGAattccctcctccccctcctgacAACAACGGTGGCTTccctgcccctcctcctcctcctcctcctcctccgcctcctcctccaccacctccacaaGTCACAGGCCCATCTCCGCCACCTCCTCCCAAAGTTACAGGCCCCACACCgccaccccctccccttcctccggGAAACCTGGGCTCCCCCCTGAGGAGATCCCCCTCTGGCTCCTCCAGCTTAGGAGGCAAGAAACCTCCTCCCGCCCCGCAGAGGAACTCCAGCATCAAGCTCAACGGTTCAGCTTCCTACGAGGAGTCCAGGAGGAACTTACTGAGCAAGTTTGCCCCCCAAGGCAAcgccccttcctcctccccttgcCCCCCTTCCTATTCCTCTGGATCCCCTTCTAAGGACCCCTCAAACGGACCCCCAGCACCCCCAAAACCAGGCAAGCTCAACCTTTCCAACCTGCCTCCAGCTCTCCAGGCCAAAGTGAGCCAGGTCAAGCAAATTAGCGGCGACTTCCCTTCTCCGCCTCCCGAGTGCGCCTACttcccacctccccctcctgccTCAGAgctcttcccccctcctccacctcctggtTCTGATGCCCATAGCGGAGGTCCGCCAAGAGTTGCTGTGGTCAACCCCCAACCCCaagctccccctcctcccccacctgTGTCCCTCGTAAGCAACTCAACATGGGGGAAAAGCTCACTGAAAAAGACTCCTCCACCAACGCTTGTACGGCGCGGCAACAACACACCAGACCCCCCACCACTTTCACCTCCACCCACCTCCCCAAAGGGTGGGTCGGGCCAGCCTAATTTCCTGGATGATCTTCACCGGACACTGAAGCGAAAGTCAGTGGGTCGCCAAGGTTCCCTAACCTCAGCCGGCCTCACGGGCAAGTTGGAACCTGCAGGAACTATGGACGACATGGCGCTGCCCCCGCCTCCACCCGAGCTGCTCCTGGACCAAGGGAAGCAAAGCAACGGAGGGAACGACGGCGGCTACAAGTCCGGAAACATCTCAGGCTATGCAACATTACGACGGGGACCCCCGCCCGCACCACCCAAACGGGGGGACGGAACGAAACTTACCGGAGAGTGTTGA
- the raph1b gene encoding ras-associated and pleckstrin homology domains-containing protein 1b isoform X4, translating to MEVMASCWRGQEEQAAKLKAEKIRVALEKIKEAQVKKLVIRVHMSDESSKTMMVDERQTVRQVLDSLLDKSHCGYSPDWSLVETINELQMERIFEDHENLVENLLNWTRDSHNKLMFIERIEKYALFKNPQNYLLGRKETSEMADRNKEALLEECFCGGTVSVPEIEGILWLKEDGKKSWKKRYFLLRASGIYYVPKGKAKASRDLVCFLQLDHVNVYYGQDYRSKYKAPTDYCLALKHPQIQKKSQYIKYLCCDDVRTLHQWVNGIRIAKYGKQLYMNYQEAMKRTEAAYDWSSLSTASIRSGSSSASIPESQSNHSGHSDSGVDTGSSHGRSQSVVSSIFSEAWKRGTQIEENTKHMRMEASRSGTLPHVSHSHRHHSQHSADHPALTPPPQPQPPPQPLQQHPPPPQYPSMHPQTPPPQPQSPQQSPQQTPQPPPPQVIQRPPQSPQQQRKTLPSYSHVPPQQQQQQQQQQQEVAPPPPPPPPPPPPPPPPVQMVSHHSPAPTMYKFSTINRLQNQNASNTANHRLPGHIHALGHQVLPSLPKPPPAQAPVKPNVNHIAARTNVPPPPPPPPPPSMPTPGSAMAVLRLGPPSPAAPPSFIPPPPVPPPDPQMNGVAFPPPPPPPPEVMAPMSHPVYPNGLKQVLKERFPSPPRDLLSPNGGIEDSPPPAPAPTPPPPPPPPPPPPPPPPQQFPVPAQFPPPPPAPPKTFNPGFIPHAAPKPVSPVSPFPPAPPPAALGGPCPPPPPPPPPPAPFKKQFSLQAGHTSSQPPPTLPKQHSLSKPSSISAGGPPAMSLVKQLASQFPGASSQAANHTESPKAPLSPPAVKTKPRWQPGGGQQLQSPEFPPPPPDNNGGFPAPPPPPPPPPPPPPPPPQVTGPSPPPPPKVTGPTPPPPPLPPGNLGSPLRRSPSGSSSLGGKKPPPAPQRNSSIKLNGSASYEESRRNLLSKFAPQGNAPSSSPCPPSYSSGSPSKDPSNGPPAPPKPGKLNLSNLPPALQAKVSQVKQISGDFPSPPPECAYFPPPPPASELFPPPPPPGSDAHSGGPPRVAVVNPQPQAPPPPPPVSLVSNSTWGKSSLKKTPPPTLVRRGNNTPDPPPLSPPPTSPKGGSGQPNFLDDLHRTLKRKSVGRQGSLTSAGLTGKLEPAGTMDDMALPPPPPELLLDQGKQSNGGNDGGYKSGNISGYATLRRGPPPAPPKRGDGTKLTGEC from the exons ATGGAGGTGATGGCGTCTTGTTGGAGAGGGCAG GAGGAGCAAGCTGCCAAATTGAAAGCGGAGAAGATCCGAGTCGCCTTGGAAAAAATCAAGGAGGCCCAGGTCAAAAAG CTGGTGATCAGGGTCCACATGTCAGACGAGAGCTCCAAGACGATGATGGTGGACGAGCGGcagacagtcagacaggtgCTGGACAGCCTGCTGGATAAGTCCCACTGTGGATACAGCCCTGACTGGTCTCTGGTGGAAACCATCAACGAGCTGCAGATGG AGCGTATTTTCGAGGATCATGAGAATTTGGTGGAGAATCTCTTAAACTGGACCCGGGACAGCCACAACAAGCTGATGTTCATCGAACGCATCGAGAAATATGCCCTCTTCAAGAACCCTCAG AACTATTTGTTGGGCCGGAAGGAGACGTCTGAAATGGCTGACAGGAACAAAGAAGCATTGTTAGAG gAGTGTTTCTGCGGCGGCACGGTCTCGGTGCCGGAGATCGAAGGCATCCTCTGGCTAAAGGAAGATGGCAAGAAGTCGTGGAAGAAGCGCTACTTCCTCCTCAGAGCATCGGGGATCTACTACGTCCCCAAAGGCAAAGCCAAG GCTTCCAGAGATCTCGTGTGCTTCCTGCAGCTGGACCATGTTAACGTGTATTATGGTCAAGACTACCGCAGCAAATACAAAGCTCCGACCGACTACTGCCTGGCTCTCAAG CATCCACAGATCCAGAAGAAGTCTCAGTACATCAAGTATCTgtgctgtgatgatgtcaggaCGCTGCACCAATGGGTGAATGGAATCCGCATCGCCAAG taCGGGAAGCAGCTATACATGAACTACCAGGAGGCCATGAAGAGGACAGAGGCCGCCTACGATTGGTCCTCTCTGTCGACCGCCAGCATCCGATCAGGCTCCAGCTCTGCTAGCATACCTG AGTCCCAGTCTAATCATTCGGGACACTCAGACAGCGGGGTCGACACTGGATCTTCTCATGGTCGCTCGCAGAGTGTGGTCAGCTCCATCTTCTCTGAGGCCTGGAAGAGAGGGACCCAGATCGAGGAAAACACCAAG cACATGAGGATGGAGGCGTCCAGATCGGGCACCCTGCCTCACGTCTCCCACAGTCACCGCCATCACAGCCAGCATTCAGCCGATCATCCCGCCCTGACGCCCCCTCCCCAACCTCAGCCTCCGCCTCAACCCCTCCAACAGCACCCGCCACCGCCTCAGTACCCATCAATGCACCCGCAGACCCCACCTCCCCAGCCTCAGTCTCCTCAGCAGTCTCCTCAACAGACTCCACAGCCGCCTCCACCGCAGGTGATTCAGCGTCCCCCGCAGTCTCCACAACAACAGCGGAAAACACTTCCCAGCTACAGCCACGTCCCcccccagcagcagcaacagcaacagcaacagcaacaagaAGTGGCTCCTCCTCCGCCCCCGCCGCcgccacctccccctcctcccccacccccgGTTCAAATGGTCTCTCACCACTCACCGGCTCCAACCATGTACAAGTTCAGCACCATCAACCGGCTGCAGAACCAAAATGCTTCCAACACAGCCAACCACAGGCTACCAGGTCACATCCACGCCTTAGGTCATCAAGTTCTCCCGTCATTACCAAAACCGCCCCCAGCACAAGCGCCCGTCAAACCAAATGTCAATCACATTGCGGCAAGGACTAAtgtcccgcctcctcctccaccgcctCCTCCACCGTCCATGCCAACTCCAGGGTCGGCCATGGCTGTTTTGAGGCTGGGTCCTCCAAGCCCTGCTGCCCCACCTTCCTTCATTCCTCCACCACCAGTCCCTCCACCTGATCCCCAAATGAATGGAGTTGcatttcctccccctcctcctccacctcctgagGTAATGGCTCCCATGAGCCACCCTGTTTACCCCAATGGGCTGAAGCAGGTCTTGAAGGAGCGGTTTCCCAGCCCGCCACGGGACCTCCTCTCTCCAAACGGAGGCATTGAAGATTCCCCGCCCCCTGCCCCTGCTCCGACACCcccacctcctccgcctccgcCTCCGccaccgcctcctcctcctccccagcagTTCCCAGTGCCGGCCCAgttcccgcctcctcctccagcgCCACCAAAAACCTTCAACCCTGGCTTCATCCCGCATGCTGCCCCCAAACCGGTCTCACCCGTCTCCCCTTTCCCTCCTGCTCCACCTCCTGCGGCCCTGGGTGGCCCATGCCCACCCCcgcctccaccacctcctccacctgctccctTCAAGAAGCAGTTCAGCCTCCAGGCAGGGCACACCTCTAGCCAGCCGCCTCCTACTTTGCCGAAGCAGCACAGCCTGTCGAAGCCGTCATCCATTTCAGCAGGAGGGCCTCCTGCGATGTCTTTGGTGAAACAACTCGCAAGTCAGTTTCCAGGAGCGTCATCCCAAGCAGCCAATCACACGGAGAGCCCCAAagcccccctctccccccctgcTGTCAAGACCAAACCAAGATGGCAGCCAGGTGGAGGCCAGCAGCTACAGTCTCCTGAattccctcctccccctcctgacAACAACGGTGGCTTccctgcccctcctcctcctcctcctcctcctccgcctcctcctccaccacctccacaaGTCACAGGCCCATCTCCGCCACCTCCTCCCAAAGTTACAGGCCCCACACCgccaccccctccccttcctccggGAAACCTGGGCTCCCCCCTGAGGAGATCCCCCTCTGGCTCCTCCAGCTTAGGAGGCAAGAAACCTCCTCCCGCCCCGCAGAGGAACTCCAGCATCAAGCTCAACGGTTCAGCTTCCTACGAGGAGTCCAGGAGGAACTTACTGAGCAAGTTTGCCCCCCAAGGCAAcgccccttcctcctccccttgcCCCCCTTCCTATTCCTCTGGATCCCCTTCTAAGGACCCCTCAAACGGACCCCCAGCACCCCCAAAACCAGGCAAGCTCAACCTTTCCAACCTGCCTCCAGCTCTCCAGGCCAAAGTGAGCCAGGTCAAGCAAATTAGCGGCGACTTCCCTTCTCCGCCTCCCGAGTGCGCCTACttcccacctccccctcctgccTCAGAgctcttcccccctcctccacctcctggtTCTGATGCCCATAGCGGAGGTCCGCCAAGAGTTGCTGTGGTCAACCCCCAACCCCaagctccccctcctcccccacctgTGTCCCTCGTAAGCAACTCAACATGGGGGAAAAGCTCACTGAAAAAGACTCCTCCACCAACGCTTGTACGGCGCGGCAACAACACACCAGACCCCCCACCACTTTCACCTCCACCCACCTCCCCAAAGGGTGGGTCGGGCCAGCCTAATTTCCTGGATGATCTTCACCGGACACTGAAGCGAAAGTCAGTGGGTCGCCAAGGTTCCCTAACCTCAGCCGGCCTCACGGGCAAGTTGGAACCTGCAGGAACTATGGACGACATGGCGCTGCCCCCGCCTCCACCCGAGCTGCTCCTGGACCAAGGGAAGCAAAGCAACGGAGGGAACGACGGCGGCTACAAGTCCGGAAACATCTCAGGCTATGCAACATTACGACGGGGACCCCCGCCCGCACCACCCAAACGGGGGGACGGAACGAAACTTACCGGAGAGTGTTGA